The following proteins come from a genomic window of Alosa sapidissima isolate fAloSap1 chromosome 22, fAloSap1.pri, whole genome shotgun sequence:
- the LOC121697804 gene encoding angiopoietin-related protein 5-like isoform X1 yields MERKLSTIAGLLLLCCTLTDQTHQHKVQKPTLTSQGQDCTAIKDSSPNAQSGIYIIQPKGVPVPFNVLVYCEMLADGGWTVFQRRTGGKVSFQRNWAEYKHGFGYLEKDHWLGLAKVWALTRSNDQKSILRVGLWDFEGGSAFAEYRDFRIGDEAAAYKLSVGTYKGTAGDAIRGAYSGIDQNGFGFSTKDRDNDGCSPCIFGDIAERECSSSEGGGGWWFSRCGSANLHGDWHPAGDNVGWASGVHWRTWKGPAPYSLQATRMMVKSV; encoded by the exons ATGGAAAGAAAACTGTCAACAATAGCTGGACTGCTGCTTCTCTGCTGCACCCTTACTGACCAGACCCATCAGCATAAG GTGCAAAAACCCACATTAACGTCTCAAG GCCAAGACTGTACAGCCATCAAAGATTCCAGTCCTAATGCTCAAAGTGGAATTTACATTATACAGCCGAAAGGAGTTCCAGTACCTTTCAATGTACTG GTGTACTGTGAGATGCTGGCCGATGGGGGCTGGACAGTGTTCCAGAGACGTACAGGGGGGAAAGTATCCTTCCAAAGAAACTGGGCAGAGTACAAACATGGCTTTGGATACCTCGAAA AGGATCACTGGTTGGGCCTGGCCAAAGTGTGGGCTCTTACCAGGAGCAATGATCAGAAGTCCATCCTCAGAGTAGGCCTGTGGGACTTTGAGGGGGGATCAGCTTTTGCAGAGTACAGAGATTTCAGAATTGGCGATGAGGCGGCGGCCTACAAACTGAGTGTCGGAACTTATAAAGGCACTGCAG GTGATGCTATACGCGGAGCATACAGTGGTATTGACCAGAATGGCTTTGGATTCAGCACAAAGGACCGAGACAATGACGGCTGCTCCCCGTGCATCTTTGGAGACATCGCTGAGCGCGAATGTAGCTCATCAGAGGGTGGGGGCGGCTGGTGGTTCAGCCGTTGTGGCTCAGCCAACCTCCACGGAGACTGGCACCCAGCGGGGGACAACGTAGGCTGGGCGTCAGGGGTGCACTGGCGCACGTGGAAAGGCCCGGCCCCATACTCCCTACAAGCCACTCGAATGATGGTGAAGTCTGTGTGA
- the LOC121697804 gene encoding angiopoietin-related protein 5-like isoform X2, with the protein MERKLSTIAGLLLLCCTLTDQTHQHKVQKPTLTSQGQDCTAIKDSSPNAQSGIYIIQPKGVPVPFNVYCEMLADGGWTVFQRRTGGKVSFQRNWAEYKHGFGYLEKDHWLGLAKVWALTRSNDQKSILRVGLWDFEGGSAFAEYRDFRIGDEAAAYKLSVGTYKGTAGDAIRGAYSGIDQNGFGFSTKDRDNDGCSPCIFGDIAERECSSSEGGGGWWFSRCGSANLHGDWHPAGDNVGWASGVHWRTWKGPAPYSLQATRMMVKSV; encoded by the exons ATGGAAAGAAAACTGTCAACAATAGCTGGACTGCTGCTTCTCTGCTGCACCCTTACTGACCAGACCCATCAGCATAAG GTGCAAAAACCCACATTAACGTCTCAAG GCCAAGACTGTACAGCCATCAAAGATTCCAGTCCTAATGCTCAAAGTGGAATTTACATTATACAGCCGAAAGGAGTTCCAGTACCTTTCAAT GTGTACTGTGAGATGCTGGCCGATGGGGGCTGGACAGTGTTCCAGAGACGTACAGGGGGGAAAGTATCCTTCCAAAGAAACTGGGCAGAGTACAAACATGGCTTTGGATACCTCGAAA AGGATCACTGGTTGGGCCTGGCCAAAGTGTGGGCTCTTACCAGGAGCAATGATCAGAAGTCCATCCTCAGAGTAGGCCTGTGGGACTTTGAGGGGGGATCAGCTTTTGCAGAGTACAGAGATTTCAGAATTGGCGATGAGGCGGCGGCCTACAAACTGAGTGTCGGAACTTATAAAGGCACTGCAG GTGATGCTATACGCGGAGCATACAGTGGTATTGACCAGAATGGCTTTGGATTCAGCACAAAGGACCGAGACAATGACGGCTGCTCCCCGTGCATCTTTGGAGACATCGCTGAGCGCGAATGTAGCTCATCAGAGGGTGGGGGCGGCTGGTGGTTCAGCCGTTGTGGCTCAGCCAACCTCCACGGAGACTGGCACCCAGCGGGGGACAACGTAGGCTGGGCGTCAGGGGTGCACTGGCGCACGTGGAAAGGCCCGGCCCCATACTCCCTACAAGCCACTCGAATGATGGTGAAGTCTGTGTGA